The following are encoded together in the Arvicanthis niloticus isolate mArvNil1 chromosome 9, mArvNil1.pat.X, whole genome shotgun sequence genome:
- the C1rl gene encoding complement C1r subcomponent-like protein isoform X1, producing MSGSRGLVPELENSPWSSPTTICMGKMCWILLWGILHTCPTRASVLLAQQLPQQLTSPGYPEPYLKGQESHADIEAPEGFAVRLIFQDFDLEPSPGCEGDSVTISTRGTDATRLCGQQGSSLGSPPGHREFVSSGRSLRLTFQAHSSSKNKITHLHRGFLALYQAIAVNQPNGDTETVTTPGADPPKIQNHCQDPYYKTEQTGTLSCPSLRKCKDRQDGEEVPVCVPVCGRPVVPIAENPNTFGSSRANLGNFPWQAFTSIYGRGGGALLGDRWILTAAHTIYPKDSIYLRKNQNVEVFLGHTDIDELLKLGNHPVRRVVVHPDYRQHESHNFNGDIALLELEHRVPLGPNLLPVCLPDNETLYHSGLWGYVSGFGVEMGWLTTKLKYSKLPVAPREACEAWLRQRQRTEVFSDNMFCVGEEMQMNSVCQGDSGSVYVVWDDRARHWVATGIVSWGVGCGKGYGFYTKVLSYVDWIKRVTEGKD from the exons ATGTCAGGGTCCAGAGGCCTGGTCCCAGAGCTGGAGAACAGCCCATGGAGCTCTCCCACCACAATCTGCATGGGCAAGAT GTGCTGGATACTCCTTTGGGGAATCCTCCACACTTGCCCCACACGGGCCTCTGTGCTTTTGGCCCAGCAGTTACCACAGCAACTGACATCCCCCGGATACCCAGAGCCATATCTCAAAGGCCAGGAGAGCCATGCTGACATCGAGGCTCCAGAGGGGTTTGCTGTGAGGCTGATCTTCCAGGACTTTGATCTGGAGCCATCCCCAGGCTGTGAAGGCGACTCTGTCACA ATTTCAACCAGAGGAACAGATGCAACCAGGCTGTGTGGGCAGCAAGGTTCCTCTCTGGGGAGCCCTCCTGGCCACAGGGAGTTTGTATCCTCAGGGAGGAGCCTGCGGCTGACCTTCCAGGCACATTCCTCCTCCAAGAACAAAATCACACACCTCCACAGAGGCTTCCTGGCTCTCTACCAAGCCATAG CTGTGAACCAACCCAATGGGGACACGGAGACTGTCACCACACCTGGAGCTGACCCTCCCAAGATTCAGAACCACTGCCAAGATCCCTATTATAAGACAGAACAGACAG GGACACTTAGCTGCCCATCCTTGAGGAAGTGTAAGGACAGACAGGATGGAGAGGAGGTTCCTGTATGCGTGCCAG TCTGTGGAAGACCAGTTGTCCCCATTGCCGAGAACCCAAACACTTTTGGTTCTTCCCGAGCTAATCTGGGCAACTTCCCCTGGCAAGCCTTCACCAGCATCTACGGTCGTGGGGGCGGAGCCCTGCTCGGTGACAGATGGATCCTGACGGCTGCCCATACCATCTACCCCAAGGATAGCATCTATCTCAGGAAGAACCAGAATGTGGAAGTGTTTCTGGGTCACACAGACATAGACGAGCTGCTGAAACTGGGGAACCACCCTGTCCGTAGGGTGGTGGTTCACCCAGACTACCGCCAACATGAGTCCCACAACTTCAATGGGGATATCGCCCTCCTGGAGCTTGAGCACAGAGTCCCCCTGGGGCCCAACCTCCTCCCAGTCTGTCTGCCCGACAATGAGACCCTCTACCACAGCGGCCTGTGGGGTTATGTCAGTGGGTTTGGTGTGGAGATGGGCTGGTTAACGACAAAGTTGAAATACTCAAAGCTGCCTGTGGCTCCCCGGGAGGCTTGTGAAGCCTGGCTCCGCCAGAGACAGCGAACTGAGGTGTTTTCTGACAATATGTTCTGTGTCGGGGAAGAGATGCAGATGAACAGTGTCTGCCAGGGAGACAGTGGCAGCGTCTATGTGGTGTGGGACGATCGTGCTCGTCACTGGGTAGCCACAGGCATTGTATCCTGGGGCGTCGGTTGTGGCAAGGGGTACGGCTTCTACACCAAAGTACTCAGCTACGTGGATTGGATTAAGAGGGTGACTGAAGGTAAAGACTGA
- the C1rl gene encoding complement C1r subcomponent-like protein isoform X2: protein MSGSRGLVPELENSPWSSPTTICMGKMCWILLWGILHTCPTRASVLLAQQLPQQLTSPGYPEPYLKGQESHADIEAPEGFAVRLIFQDFDLEPSPGCEGDSVTISTRGTDATRLCGQQGSSLGSPPGHREFVSSGRSLRLTFQAHSSSKNKITHLHRGFLALYQAIAVNQPNGDTETVTTPGADPPKIQNHCQDPYYKTEQTVCGRPVVPIAENPNTFGSSRANLGNFPWQAFTSIYGRGGGALLGDRWILTAAHTIYPKDSIYLRKNQNVEVFLGHTDIDELLKLGNHPVRRVVVHPDYRQHESHNFNGDIALLELEHRVPLGPNLLPVCLPDNETLYHSGLWGYVSGFGVEMGWLTTKLKYSKLPVAPREACEAWLRQRQRTEVFSDNMFCVGEEMQMNSVCQGDSGSVYVVWDDRARHWVATGIVSWGVGCGKGYGFYTKVLSYVDWIKRVTEGKD from the exons ATGTCAGGGTCCAGAGGCCTGGTCCCAGAGCTGGAGAACAGCCCATGGAGCTCTCCCACCACAATCTGCATGGGCAAGAT GTGCTGGATACTCCTTTGGGGAATCCTCCACACTTGCCCCACACGGGCCTCTGTGCTTTTGGCCCAGCAGTTACCACAGCAACTGACATCCCCCGGATACCCAGAGCCATATCTCAAAGGCCAGGAGAGCCATGCTGACATCGAGGCTCCAGAGGGGTTTGCTGTGAGGCTGATCTTCCAGGACTTTGATCTGGAGCCATCCCCAGGCTGTGAAGGCGACTCTGTCACA ATTTCAACCAGAGGAACAGATGCAACCAGGCTGTGTGGGCAGCAAGGTTCCTCTCTGGGGAGCCCTCCTGGCCACAGGGAGTTTGTATCCTCAGGGAGGAGCCTGCGGCTGACCTTCCAGGCACATTCCTCCTCCAAGAACAAAATCACACACCTCCACAGAGGCTTCCTGGCTCTCTACCAAGCCATAG CTGTGAACCAACCCAATGGGGACACGGAGACTGTCACCACACCTGGAGCTGACCCTCCCAAGATTCAGAACCACTGCCAAGATCCCTATTATAAGACAGAACAGACAG TCTGTGGAAGACCAGTTGTCCCCATTGCCGAGAACCCAAACACTTTTGGTTCTTCCCGAGCTAATCTGGGCAACTTCCCCTGGCAAGCCTTCACCAGCATCTACGGTCGTGGGGGCGGAGCCCTGCTCGGTGACAGATGGATCCTGACGGCTGCCCATACCATCTACCCCAAGGATAGCATCTATCTCAGGAAGAACCAGAATGTGGAAGTGTTTCTGGGTCACACAGACATAGACGAGCTGCTGAAACTGGGGAACCACCCTGTCCGTAGGGTGGTGGTTCACCCAGACTACCGCCAACATGAGTCCCACAACTTCAATGGGGATATCGCCCTCCTGGAGCTTGAGCACAGAGTCCCCCTGGGGCCCAACCTCCTCCCAGTCTGTCTGCCCGACAATGAGACCCTCTACCACAGCGGCCTGTGGGGTTATGTCAGTGGGTTTGGTGTGGAGATGGGCTGGTTAACGACAAAGTTGAAATACTCAAAGCTGCCTGTGGCTCCCCGGGAGGCTTGTGAAGCCTGGCTCCGCCAGAGACAGCGAACTGAGGTGTTTTCTGACAATATGTTCTGTGTCGGGGAAGAGATGCAGATGAACAGTGTCTGCCAGGGAGACAGTGGCAGCGTCTATGTGGTGTGGGACGATCGTGCTCGTCACTGGGTAGCCACAGGCATTGTATCCTGGGGCGTCGGTTGTGGCAAGGGGTACGGCTTCTACACCAAAGTACTCAGCTACGTGGATTGGATTAAGAGGGTGACTGAAGGTAAAGACTGA